In a genomic window of Bradyrhizobium sp. LLZ17:
- a CDS encoding NAD(P)-dependent oxidoreductase — protein MRGVFVDANEALAVIMERLEQPGDPKVRIHRNPDIKPEQYPEILDGAEIAIVDHTALPTEVAKKCTGLKHVVFLGTGARSYMNPEELAELGISVHLIKGYGDTAVAECAIALMWASARVIAMMDREMRAGNWLREDGMQLTGKTLGLIGFGGIAAEVARIASGSGMKVIAWNRSAKSCPGVTFTDLDTVLGTSDVVSLHLLLNDETRGMITREKIAKMKPGIILINTARAAVVDETAMIDALKSGHIRHAGLDVFNIEPLPGDHPLTKLPNVTLSAHSAFRTPEASENLIEAAWVHCRRIVKG, from the coding sequence ATGCGCGGAGTTTTCGTCGACGCCAATGAAGCGCTCGCCGTGATCATGGAGCGGCTGGAGCAGCCCGGCGATCCCAAGGTGCGGATCCACAGGAATCCCGACATCAAGCCCGAGCAATACCCCGAAATCCTCGATGGCGCCGAGATCGCGATCGTCGATCACACCGCGCTGCCGACCGAGGTCGCGAAGAAATGCACGGGGCTCAAGCACGTCGTGTTCCTCGGCACCGGCGCACGCAGCTATATGAACCCGGAGGAGTTGGCCGAGCTCGGCATCTCCGTGCACCTGATCAAGGGCTATGGCGACACGGCGGTCGCGGAATGCGCGATCGCGCTGATGTGGGCTTCGGCCCGCGTCATCGCGATGATGGACCGCGAGATGCGCGCCGGCAATTGGCTGCGCGAGGACGGCATGCAGCTCACCGGCAAGACGCTCGGCCTGATCGGCTTCGGCGGTATTGCCGCGGAAGTCGCGCGCATTGCCTCGGGCAGCGGCATGAAGGTGATCGCCTGGAACCGCTCGGCGAAGAGCTGCCCGGGGGTCACGTTCACGGATCTCGACACGGTGCTAGGGACAAGCGACGTCGTATCGCTGCATCTGCTGCTCAACGACGAGACGCGCGGCATGATCACGCGCGAGAAGATCGCGAAGATGAAGCCCGGAATCATCCTCATCAACACCGCCCGCGCCGCGGTTGTCGACGAGACCGCGATGATCGATGCGTTGAAGTCCGGCCATATCCGCCATGCCGGCCTCGACGTCTTCAACATCGAGCCGCTACCCGGCGATCATCCGCTGACCAAGCTCCCGAACGTGACATTGTCGGCGCATTCGGCGTTCCGCACGCCGGAGGCGAGCGAGAACCTGATCGAGGCGGCGTGGGTCCACTGCCGCCGGATCGTGAAAGGATAG
- a CDS encoding malate/lactate/ureidoglycolate dehydrogenase, giving the protein MGDYRTIKAEALTDAVRTIVKAGGSSDREAELVSTNLVEANLKGHDSHGVGMIPRYVESVTTGGLAVNQHVKIVLDTGPLLTLDGLTGYGQVIGHEAMELGAERAKRSGVCVVGLSNSHHIGRIGHWAEQCIAHGLVSIHFVNVLSRPIVAPWGGSDARHGTNPFCVGIPRAGKDPIVLDFATSKIAQGKTRVAHNKGVELEPGIIIDNEGKPTTNPRYTVIPPHGAILPFGEHKGSGLALVCEILGGALSGGQVVKGPSDGKHNVLNGMLSIIIDPHKLGTGENLAREVESFVAWHTGSPPAPGLDKVKIAGEPERETKKKRLAEGIPVDPTTWRDILEAGKRFGLDQAAIEKIAG; this is encoded by the coding sequence ATGGGTGATTATCGCACCATCAAGGCCGAAGCGCTCACCGATGCCGTCCGCACCATCGTCAAGGCCGGCGGCTCCAGCGATCGCGAGGCCGAACTGGTATCCACCAATCTCGTCGAGGCCAATCTGAAGGGACACGACTCGCACGGCGTCGGCATGATCCCGCGCTACGTCGAGAGCGTCACTACGGGCGGTCTCGCCGTGAACCAGCACGTCAAGATCGTGCTCGACACCGGTCCGCTTCTCACCCTCGACGGCCTCACCGGCTATGGCCAGGTGATCGGCCATGAAGCGATGGAGCTGGGTGCCGAGCGCGCCAAGCGCAGCGGCGTCTGCGTCGTTGGCCTCTCGAACTCGCATCACATCGGCCGCATCGGCCATTGGGCCGAGCAGTGCATCGCGCACGGGCTGGTCTCGATCCACTTCGTCAACGTACTCTCGCGCCCGATCGTGGCGCCCTGGGGCGGCAGCGACGCGCGCCATGGCACCAATCCGTTCTGCGTCGGCATCCCCCGCGCCGGCAAGGACCCGATCGTGCTTGATTTCGCCACCAGCAAGATCGCGCAAGGCAAGACCCGCGTCGCTCACAACAAGGGCGTCGAACTCGAGCCCGGCATTATCATCGACAATGAAGGCAAGCCCACCACCAATCCGCGCTACACCGTGATCCCGCCGCACGGCGCCATCCTGCCGTTCGGCGAGCACAAGGGCTCGGGGCTGGCGCTGGTGTGCGAAATCCTCGGCGGCGCGCTCTCCGGCGGGCAGGTGGTCAAGGGCCCGTCCGACGGCAAGCACAACGTCCTCAACGGCATGCTCTCGATCATCATCGACCCGCACAAGCTCGGCACCGGCGAAAACCTCGCGCGCGAAGTCGAGAGCTTCGTCGCCTGGCACACCGGCTCGCCGCCCGCCCCCGGCCTCGACAAGGTGAAGATCGCCGGCGAGCCCGAGCGCGAAACCAAGAAGAAGCGTCTTGCCGAGGGCATCCCGGTCGACCCGACGACATGGCGGGATATTTTGGAAGCGGGGAAGAGATTCGGGCTGGATCAGGCCGCGATCGAAAAGATCGCGGGGTAG
- a CDS encoding tartrate dehydrogenase gives MSKKQYRIAVIPGDGIGKEVMPEGLRVLEAAAKKHGIAVHFDHFDFSSWDYYEKHGQMMPDDWKEKIGKHDAIYFGAVGWPAKIPDHVSLWGSLIKFRREFDQYVNLRPVRLMPGVPSPLANRKPGDIDFWVVRENTEGEYSSVGGRMFPDTDREFVTQQTVMTRVGVDRILKFAFELAQSRPKKHLTSATKSNGISITMPYWDERVEAMAKKFPGVKWDKYHIDILTANFVLHPDWFDVVVGSNLFGDILSDLGPACTGTIGIAPSGNINPEGNFPSVFEPVHGSAPDIAGQGIANPIGAIWSGAMMLEHLGEKEAGRSIVDAIERTLAERTLRTKDLGGNADTTACGKAIAEMVD, from the coding sequence ATGAGCAAGAAACAATACCGGATCGCAGTCATTCCCGGCGACGGCATCGGCAAGGAAGTGATGCCGGAGGGCCTGCGCGTGCTGGAGGCGGCGGCGAAGAAGCACGGAATTGCCGTGCATTTCGACCATTTCGACTTCTCGTCCTGGGACTATTACGAGAAGCACGGCCAGATGATGCCGGACGATTGGAAAGAGAAGATCGGCAAGCACGACGCGATCTATTTTGGCGCAGTCGGCTGGCCGGCGAAAATTCCGGACCACGTCTCGCTCTGGGGTTCGCTGATCAAATTCCGCCGCGAGTTCGACCAATATGTGAATTTGCGCCCCGTGCGGCTGATGCCCGGCGTGCCGTCGCCGCTGGCGAACCGCAAGCCCGGCGACATCGATTTCTGGGTGGTGCGTGAGAACACCGAAGGCGAGTATTCCTCGGTCGGCGGCCGCATGTTCCCCGACACCGATCGCGAGTTCGTCACGCAGCAGACGGTGATGACCCGCGTCGGCGTCGATCGCATCCTGAAATTCGCCTTCGAGCTCGCGCAGTCGCGGCCGAAGAAGCACCTGACCTCGGCGACCAAGTCCAACGGCATCTCCATCACCATGCCCTATTGGGACGAGCGCGTGGAGGCGATGGCCAAGAAGTTTCCGGGCGTGAAGTGGGACAAGTACCACATCGATATTCTCACGGCGAATTTCGTGCTGCATCCGGACTGGTTCGACGTCGTGGTCGGCTCCAATCTGTTCGGCGACATTCTCTCGGACCTCGGCCCCGCCTGTACCGGCACCATCGGCATCGCGCCGTCCGGCAACATCAACCCCGAGGGGAATTTCCCGTCGGTGTTCGAGCCGGTGCACGGCTCGGCGCCCGACATCGCGGGGCAGGGCATTGCCAATCCGATCGGTGCAATCTGGTCGGGCGCGATGATGTTGGAGCATTTGGGCGAGAAGGAAGCCGGTCGATCAATCGTCGATGCCATCGAGCGCACGCTGGCCGAACGCACGTTGCGCACCAAGGATCTCGGCGGCAACGCGGACACGACGGCCTGCGGCAAGGCGATCGCGGAGATGGTGGATTAG
- a CDS encoding SDR family oxidoreductase, with translation MDLHLRGKRVLITGASKGIGAAAAEAFAEEGAHLLLAARNGEQLKALADGLRSAHQIDATTSIVDLRRPEDLARLAREAADIDILVNNAGDIPGGSIDKIDEATWRHAWELKVFGYINLTRMIYAQMKAKGGGVVINDIGAAGEKFDANYICGSAGNAALMAFTRALGGKSLADNIRVVGINPGPVGTERHVTLLKTRAQHQFGDESRYREFQKGLPLGRPAHAREIGDLMAFLASDRAGYTSGVIYTVDGGISAGWG, from the coding sequence ATGGATCTGCATCTACGAGGCAAGCGCGTCCTGATCACAGGCGCGTCCAAGGGCATTGGTGCTGCCGCCGCCGAAGCGTTTGCCGAGGAAGGCGCTCATCTCCTGCTCGCCGCTCGCAACGGCGAACAGCTCAAGGCGCTGGCGGACGGCTTGCGTTCGGCGCACCAGATCGATGCCACGACGAGCATCGTCGACCTGCGCAGGCCCGAGGACCTGGCGCGGCTCGCCAGGGAAGCCGCGGACATCGACATCCTCGTCAACAATGCCGGCGACATTCCCGGCGGCTCCATCGACAAGATCGACGAGGCGACCTGGCGGCATGCCTGGGAGTTGAAAGTGTTCGGTTACATCAATCTCACGCGCATGATCTACGCGCAGATGAAGGCGAAGGGCGGCGGCGTCGTCATCAACGACATCGGGGCTGCCGGCGAGAAATTCGACGCCAACTACATCTGCGGCAGCGCCGGCAATGCGGCCCTGATGGCGTTTACGCGCGCGCTCGGCGGAAAGAGCCTCGCCGACAACATCCGCGTGGTCGGCATCAATCCCGGCCCGGTCGGCACCGAACGCCACGTGACACTGCTGAAGACCCGGGCCCAGCACCAATTCGGCGACGAGAGCCGCTACAGGGAATTCCAGAAAGGACTGCCGCTCGGCCGCCCCGCGCATGCACGCGAGATCGGTGACCTCATGGCGTTCCTTGCCTCGGATCGCGCCGGCTATACGTCCGGGGTCATCTATACCGTGGATGGCGGCATCAGCGCGGGATGGGGTTGA
- a CDS encoding amidase — MSQELIRASACTVVDKLRSGDVSPLELLDVLEQRIVEVDGKVNALPTLCFDRARTHARALMQKPAGARGLLAGLPVPIKDLTDVAGVLNTQGSPIFRDNIPAKSDLMVENLEANGAVIYAKSNTPEFGAGANTFNEVFGATLNPWDTSRSAAGSSGGAAVALATGMAWLAHGSDMGGSLRSPASFCGVVGMRPSIGRVAHTPKSAVDRNLGVQGPMARNVEDLALLLDAMSGDYAADPLSLPAPLTSFLSAAQSGKKPKRIAYSPDLGITPVDPEVKAITRKAAQRFADAGAIVEEAHPDWREAHECFHVLRAFDFAISKANLLRTKRDLLKPEVIWNIEEGLKLTIEQIERAEAQRVGMTARAIEFFKTYDLLLVPTTIVPPFPIEHRYVAECAGKRFENYVEWLGIVYAITLACCPALSLPCGFTVSGLPVGVQVVGAPRADAQVIAGAKVLEDILGLSGTTPIDPKVKK, encoded by the coding sequence TTGTCTCAAGAGTTGATCCGCGCATCCGCGTGCACCGTTGTCGACAAGCTGCGATCCGGAGATGTCTCGCCGCTCGAGCTTCTGGATGTGCTGGAGCAGCGCATCGTCGAGGTCGACGGCAAGGTGAACGCGCTGCCCACGCTATGCTTCGATCGCGCCCGGACCCATGCGAGAGCGCTGATGCAGAAGCCGGCCGGCGCGCGCGGACTGCTCGCGGGTCTGCCGGTGCCGATCAAGGATCTGACCGATGTCGCCGGTGTGCTGAACACGCAGGGCTCGCCGATCTTCAGGGATAACATCCCCGCAAAGTCCGACCTCATGGTCGAGAACCTCGAGGCCAACGGCGCGGTCATCTACGCAAAATCCAACACGCCGGAATTCGGTGCCGGCGCCAACACCTTCAACGAGGTGTTCGGTGCAACCCTCAATCCCTGGGATACGTCCAGATCGGCGGCCGGCTCTTCAGGCGGCGCCGCGGTGGCGTTGGCAACCGGCATGGCCTGGCTCGCGCACGGCTCGGACATGGGGGGCAGCTTGCGCAGTCCCGCGAGCTTCTGCGGCGTCGTCGGCATGCGGCCGAGCATCGGCCGCGTCGCGCACACGCCGAAATCGGCGGTCGATCGCAACCTCGGCGTCCAGGGCCCGATGGCACGCAATGTCGAGGACCTCGCGCTGCTGCTCGACGCCATGAGCGGTGACTATGCCGCCGATCCGCTGTCGTTGCCGGCGCCTTTGACCTCGTTCCTGTCGGCGGCGCAATCGGGCAAGAAGCCCAAGCGCATCGCCTATTCGCCGGATCTCGGCATCACCCCGGTCGATCCCGAAGTAAAGGCGATCACGCGCAAAGCGGCGCAGCGCTTCGCGGACGCCGGCGCGATCGTCGAGGAAGCGCATCCGGATTGGCGCGAGGCACATGAATGCTTCCACGTGCTGCGCGCCTTCGATTTCGCGATCAGCAAGGCGAATCTCCTGCGCACCAAGCGCGACCTGCTCAAGCCGGAGGTGATCTGGAACATCGAGGAGGGCCTTAAGCTGACGATCGAGCAGATCGAGCGCGCCGAAGCGCAGCGCGTCGGGATGACCGCGCGCGCGATCGAGTTCTTCAAGACCTACGATCTGCTGCTGGTGCCGACCACGATCGTGCCGCCGTTCCCGATCGAGCACCGCTATGTCGCCGAATGCGCCGGCAAGAGGTTCGAGAACTACGTCGAGTGGCTCGGCATCGTCTACGCCATCACGCTGGCCTGCTGCCCGGCTCTGTCGTTGCCCTGCGGCTTCACGGTGTCAGGCCTGCCGGTCGGCGTGCAGGTGGTCGGCGCGCCGCGCGCAGATGCGCAGGTCATCGCGGGCGCAAAGGTGTTGGAAGATATTCTGGGTCTGAGTGGCACTACGCCGATCGATCCGAAGGTGAAGAAGTAA